A single window of Solanum dulcamara chromosome 5, daSolDulc1.2, whole genome shotgun sequence DNA harbors:
- the LOC129889671 gene encoding probable WRKY transcription factor 53 — MGGVFTWDYYSLINELTQGMEHTKQLRTYLSSVASTSEAFPNLLLQKILSSFEQSLLILKWTGSPVQSLPAAGAIELMVSGDGNPRSDDKKRSFEDHQKLIHISKRRKSQERRRIVSGVESALDDGYCWRKYGQKDIPGANFPRGYYRCKSRFIENCWATKQMQRSDVDPTVVEITYIGYHTCQCHQITNSTLQATSPEKQANHHSLIDGDYSPYFVSGEGGFDSFEGPIDGGYSWRKYGQKDILGAKYPRSYYICTYLNIQNCRATKEVQMSDDDPTTLNIIYKGSHLVT; from the exons ATGGGTGGTGTTTTTACCTGGGATTACTACTCACTCATCAATGAACTAACTCAAGGCATGGAACACACTAAGCAGCTTAGAACTTACCTGAGCTCTGTAGCTTCCACTTCTGAAGCGTTTCCGAATTTGCTTCTGCAGAagattctttcttcttttgagcAATCTCTGTTAATTCTCAAATGGACTGGCTCACCAGTCCAATCCCTTCCGGCAGCTGGTGCAATCGAATTAATGGTATCTGGTGATGGAAATCCTAGGAGTGATGACAAGAAAAGGAGTTTCGAAGATCATCAGAAGCTCATACATATTTCAAAAAGAAG AAAATCACAAGAAAGACGCAGAATTGTGAGTGGAGTTGAAAGTGCTCTGGATGATGGATATTGCTGGAGAAAGTACGGACAGAAAGACATTCCTGGAGCTAACTTTCCAAG AGGCTACTACAGATGTAAGTCTCGTTTCATTGAAAACTGTTGGGCAACAAAACAAATGCAAAGGTCTGATGTTGATCCTACTGTAGTTGAGATCACATACATAGGCTACCATACTTGTCAGTGTCACCAAATTACTAACTCTACACTACAAGCAACATCACCAGAGAAACAAGCCAACCATCACAGCCTGATAGATGGTGACTATTCACCATATTTTGTCAGTGGTGAGGGTGGATTTGATTCATTTGAAGGTCCTATAGATGGTGGATATAGCTGGAGAAAGTACGGACAGAAAGATATTCTTGGAGCTAAATATCCCAG AAGCTACTACATATGCACATATCTCAACATACAAAATTGTAGAGCAACAAAAGAAGTGCAAATGTCAGATGATGATCCTACTACATTGAATATCATATACAAAGGCTCCCATCTTGTCACCTAG